One region of Yersinia bercovieri ATCC 43970 genomic DNA includes:
- a CDS encoding YqcC family protein, with amino-acid sequence MNIENKVRQSLQDIELAMRAIDLWQTVPPQAEAFESNEPFSIDTMDAEQWLQWVLIPRMYALLESNGPLPTRFAITPYFEEALSGDDRPDCTTLLVHLQRLDDLLNKESA; translated from the coding sequence ATGAATATAGAAAATAAAGTGCGCCAGAGCCTTCAGGATATTGAGCTAGCTATGCGGGCCATTGATCTCTGGCAAACAGTTCCGCCGCAAGCAGAAGCTTTCGAAAGCAATGAACCTTTCAGCATCGACACTATGGATGCTGAGCAGTGGTTGCAATGGGTGCTTATTCCCCGGATGTATGCATTGCTGGAATCAAACGGCCCACTTCCCACCCGTTTTGCTATCACGCCCTATTTTGAAGAGGCGCTGAGTGGTGATGACCGGCCCGATTGCACCACACTGCTGGTGCACTTACAGCGTCTCGATGACCTGCTAAATAAAGAAAGTGCCTAA
- the syd gene encoding SecY-interacting protein encodes MDQNVSTALNSFTQRYIDLWQQQTGHPPASEELYGVPSPCILETQDNQVIWLPQPCVADANLSNIERALEIQLHPDIHEFYTYQYAGDMVADLGDHRFSLLQVWSEDDFIRLQENLIGHLVTQKRLKLSPTLFLATTESEMTMASLCNVSGNVVLEQFGSGKRTLLASTLIHFLDALRPLLPE; translated from the coding sequence ATGGACCAGAACGTTTCAACGGCACTGAACAGTTTTACTCAACGCTATATCGATTTATGGCAGCAGCAAACCGGGCACCCTCCCGCCAGTGAAGAACTCTATGGCGTACCCTCACCCTGCATCCTAGAAACGCAGGATAATCAGGTGATTTGGCTACCTCAGCCCTGTGTTGCTGATGCCAATCTGAGCAATATTGAGCGGGCACTGGAGATTCAGCTTCATCCAGATATTCATGAGTTTTACACTTACCAATATGCGGGTGACATGGTGGCTGATCTTGGTGATCACCGTTTCAGCTTGCTGCAAGTGTGGAGCGAAGATGATTTTATCCGCTTACAGGAGAATCTGATTGGTCACCTGGTAACACAAAAAAGACTGAAACTCTCTCCAACGCTATTTTTGGCAACCACTGAGTCAGAAATGACCATGGCCTCACTGTGCAATGTCAGTGGCAATGTGGTGTTAGAGCAATTTGGCAGCGGTAAACGTACGCTATTGGCTTCGACGCTTATACATTTCCTGGATGCATTACGCCCCTTATTGCCTGAATAA
- the queF gene encoding NADPH-dependent 7-cyano-7-deazaguanine reductase QueF (Catalyzes the NADPH-dependent reduction of 7-cyano-7-deazaguanine (preQ0) to 7-aminomethyl-7-deazaguanine (preQ1) in queuosine biosynthesis), whose amino-acid sequence MSEYQDHKALAELTLGKPTAYRDHYDVTLLQAVPRSMNREPLGLYPDNLPFHGADIWTLYELSWLNSNGLPQVAVGEISLNANSVNLIESKSFKLYLNSFNQTVFTNWESVQATLQRDLAACAVGDVSVTLYRLDEITDQPIANFAGECLDQQDIRIDSYEFSADYLQGAAGANHVAESLVSHLLKSNCLITHQPDWGSVQISYSGRQINREALLRYLVSFRHHNEFHEQCVERIFNDIMRFCQPETLSVYARYTRRGGLDINPWRSNTHFVPSVGRLARQ is encoded by the coding sequence ATGTCTGAATATCAAGACCACAAGGCGCTGGCGGAACTGACGCTGGGCAAACCAACCGCCTATCGCGATCACTATGACGTGACCTTACTACAAGCCGTACCACGTAGCATGAATCGCGAGCCTCTCGGCTTGTATCCAGATAACCTGCCCTTCCATGGCGCTGATATCTGGACGCTTTATGAGCTATCCTGGCTAAACAGCAACGGGCTACCACAGGTCGCGGTAGGCGAAATAAGCCTCAATGCGAATAGCGTCAATCTGATTGAATCAAAGAGCTTCAAACTTTACCTCAATAGTTTTAACCAAACTGTTTTTACTAATTGGGAGAGTGTGCAGGCGACTTTGCAACGTGATTTGGCCGCCTGTGCTGTGGGCGATGTCAGCGTCACGCTGTACCGGCTCGATGAAATAACGGATCAGCCGATTGCCAATTTTGCGGGAGAGTGTCTGGATCAGCAGGATATTCGCATTGATAGCTATGAATTCAGTGCAGATTATCTGCAAGGCGCGGCTGGGGCGAATCACGTAGCAGAGAGCCTCGTCAGCCACCTGCTCAAATCCAACTGCCTGATCACCCACCAACCCGATTGGGGATCAGTGCAAATCAGCTACAGTGGTCGGCAAATTAACCGCGAAGCACTGCTGCGCTATCTGGTCTCTTTCCGCCATCACAATGAATTTCACGAGCAGTGTGTGGAGCGCATCTTCAATGACATCATGCGTTTTTGTCAGCCGGAAACCTTGTCCGTCTATGCCCGCTATACCCGTCGTGGAGGATTGGATATCAATCCCTGGCGCTCCAACACCCATTTTGTACCGTCAGTAGGTCGTCTGGCACGGCAATAA
- the ppnN gene encoding nucleotide 5'-monophosphate nucleosidase PpnN: MITHISPLGSMDLLSQLEVDMLKRTASSDLYRLFRNCSLAVLNSGSLTDNSKELLSRYETFDINVLRRERGVKLELVNPPEHAFVDGKIIRSLQANLFAVLRDILFVNGQIVSAEHDQHLNMGSSSHLTNLVFSILRNARALHIDEEPNMVVCWGGHSINENEYLYARKVGSQLGLRELNICTGCGPGAMEAPMKGAAVGHAQQRYRNSRFIGMTEPSIIAAEPPNPLVNELVIMPDIEKRLEAFVRIAHGIIIFPGGVGTAEELLYLLGILMNPENSEQVLPLILTGPKESADYFRVVDEFIMNTLGDEARKYYQIIIGDPDEVARQMKKAMPLVKENRRNTGDAYSFNWSIRIEPDLQHPFEPTHENMADLNLSHNQPPEKLAAALRRAFSGIVAGNVKEVGIQAIEANGPFKLHGDPQLMKQMDSLLQGFIAQQRMKLPGSDYTPCYEICS, encoded by the coding sequence TTGATTACACATATCAGCCCACTCGGCTCAATGGATCTGTTATCACAGCTAGAAGTGGATATGCTCAAGCGAACAGCTAGCAGTGATCTGTACCGTTTGTTCCGCAACTGCTCATTGGCCGTTCTCAACTCAGGTAGCCTGACTGATAACAGCAAAGAGCTTTTATCGCGCTATGAAACCTTTGATATCAACGTACTGCGCCGCGAGCGTGGTGTGAAGCTCGAACTGGTGAATCCGCCAGAGCATGCCTTTGTGGATGGTAAAATCATCCGTTCTTTGCAGGCGAACCTCTTTGCCGTACTGCGCGACATCTTATTTGTGAATGGCCAAATTGTTAGTGCGGAACATGACCAGCATTTGAATATGGGAAGCTCCAGCCATTTGACCAACTTGGTTTTCTCTATTTTACGTAATGCCCGCGCCCTGCATATTGATGAAGAGCCGAATATGGTTGTTTGTTGGGGGGGCCATTCGATCAATGAAAACGAGTATTTATACGCGCGCAAAGTCGGTAGCCAACTCGGTTTACGTGAGTTGAACATCTGTACTGGCTGTGGGCCGGGTGCTATGGAAGCCCCCATGAAAGGCGCAGCTGTCGGTCATGCCCAACAGCGCTACAGAAATAGTCGTTTTATCGGTATGACCGAGCCTTCAATCATTGCAGCGGAGCCGCCAAACCCGCTGGTCAATGAACTGGTTATCATGCCAGACATTGAAAAACGGCTCGAAGCCTTCGTCCGCATCGCACACGGGATAATTATTTTCCCAGGCGGTGTAGGGACCGCCGAAGAGCTACTCTATCTGTTAGGTATTCTGATGAATCCAGAGAACAGTGAGCAGGTATTGCCACTGATTTTGACCGGACCGAAAGAGAGTGCCGACTACTTCCGCGTTGTGGATGAGTTCATCATGAATACCCTGGGTGATGAAGCGCGTAAGTACTACCAAATTATTATTGGTGATCCGGATGAAGTGGCTCGCCAGATGAAAAAAGCGATGCCATTAGTGAAAGAGAATCGCCGCAATACTGGTGATGCTTATAGCTTTAACTGGTCAATCCGCATCGAGCCTGATCTGCAGCATCCATTTGAACCAACCCATGAAAACATGGCGGATCTGAACTTGTCCCATAATCAGCCCCCTGAGAAACTGGCCGCAGCGCTACGCCGTGCCTTCTCTGGAATTGTGGCGGGCAATGTGAAAGAGGTGGGAATTCAGGCGATTGAAGCTAATGGGCCATTCAAATTACACGGTGACCCGCAATTGATGAAGCAAATGGATAGCCTATTGCAAGGCTTTATCGCTCAACAACGAATGAAATTGCCGGGCAGTGATTATACGCCGTGCTACGAAATCTGTAGCTAA
- the xni gene encoding flap endonuclease Xni: MQIHLLIVDALNLIRRIHAVQGSPCIKACQHALQQLIQHSQPTHAVAVFDEDDRSDSWRHQCLPDYKAGRSPMPDNLQQEMPLIREAFNSLGVACWHSPGNEADDLAATLATKISGTGHQVTIVSTDKGYCQLLAPNVQIRDYFQKRWLDMPFVKQEFGVLPHQLPDYWGLAGISSSKIPGVAGIGAKTATLLLQQANTLEALYQGLESVPEKWRKKLQLHQDMAFICKKIATLKTDLPLSGNLQQLRLQKD, encoded by the coding sequence ATGCAAATCCACCTTCTTATCGTTGATGCCCTTAATTTAATTCGCCGCATTCACGCGGTGCAGGGTTCGCCTTGCATTAAGGCTTGCCAACATGCGCTGCAACAGTTGATTCAGCACAGCCAACCCACACATGCCGTGGCGGTTTTTGATGAAGATGACCGCTCGGACAGTTGGCGTCATCAGTGTCTGCCGGATTACAAAGCGGGCCGCTCCCCGATGCCCGATAACTTACAGCAGGAAATGCCCCTTATCCGTGAGGCATTCAATTCGCTAGGGGTCGCTTGCTGGCACTCACCGGGCAATGAAGCCGATGATCTGGCCGCAACGCTGGCAACTAAAATTAGCGGCACAGGCCATCAAGTGACGATTGTTTCGACCGACAAAGGTTACTGCCAGCTATTGGCACCAAATGTGCAGATTCGTGATTACTTTCAAAAGCGCTGGTTGGATATGCCGTTTGTGAAACAGGAGTTTGGCGTATTACCGCACCAACTGCCTGATTATTGGGGGCTTGCTGGGATCAGCAGCAGTAAAATTCCCGGCGTCGCGGGTATTGGGGCAAAAACGGCCACACTGTTGCTACAGCAGGCCAACACGCTAGAGGCACTCTATCAGGGGCTGGAGTCAGTACCGGAGAAATGGCGTAAAAAGTTGCAACTGCATCAAGATATGGCGTTTATTTGCAAAAAAATCGCCACATTGAAAACTGATTTACCATTGAGTGGCAACTTACAGCAGCTTCGTTTACAGAAAGATTAA
- the rlmM gene encoding 23S rRNA (cytidine(2498)-2'-O)-methyltransferase RlmM, producing MNNKIALYCRSGFEKECAAEITAKAAQLEIFGFARVKDNSGYVLFECYQLEDADRLIREVPFRELIFARQMMVVGELLKDLPPEDRVSPIVGMLTGVIEKAGELRVEVPDTNESKELLKFCRKLTVPLRSAMREQKILSARENAHRPVVHVFFIASGCCYVGYSYSNNNSPFYMGIPRLKFPSDAPSRSTLKLEEAFHMFIPADEWEERLASGMHAVDLGACPGGWTYQLVQRSMMVQAIDNGAMAQSLMDTGQVTHHRVDGFKYEPTRSNIYWLVCDMVEKPAKVTELIIKWLVNGWCREAIFNLKLPMKKRFEIVSENLEMMDEQLRENGINAHIQAKQLYHDREEVTVHVRRIWSGSPGRRDERE from the coding sequence ATGAATAATAAAATTGCTTTATATTGCCGCTCCGGCTTTGAGAAAGAGTGTGCGGCAGAAATTACCGCGAAAGCGGCACAGCTCGAAATTTTTGGTTTCGCGCGAGTCAAAGATAACAGCGGCTATGTGCTGTTTGAGTGTTATCAGTTGGAAGATGCTGATCGTTTGATTCGTGAGGTGCCATTCCGCGAGCTGATTTTTGCCCGTCAAATGATGGTGGTGGGTGAGTTATTGAAAGACCTGCCACCGGAAGATCGTGTGTCACCTATTGTGGGTATGTTGACCGGCGTTATCGAAAAAGCGGGTGAATTACGGGTTGAAGTCCCAGATACTAATGAAAGCAAAGAGTTACTGAAGTTTTGTCGTAAGCTGACAGTCCCTTTGCGTAGTGCTATGCGCGAACAAAAAATATTATCCGCCCGTGAAAATGCTCACCGCCCTGTGGTGCATGTGTTCTTTATCGCGTCAGGTTGTTGTTATGTCGGCTACTCCTATAGTAATAACAACTCCCCATTCTATATGGGGATCCCGCGTCTTAAATTCCCATCAGATGCGCCAAGCCGCTCAACATTAAAATTGGAAGAAGCTTTCCATATGTTCATCCCTGCGGATGAATGGGAGGAGCGCTTGGCCAGTGGTATGCATGCTGTTGATTTAGGTGCATGTCCCGGCGGTTGGACTTATCAGTTAGTGCAACGCAGCATGATGGTTCAGGCCATTGATAACGGTGCTATGGCGCAAAGCCTGATGGATACTGGGCAGGTGACACATCACCGTGTTGATGGTTTTAAATATGAGCCGACACGCAGCAATATCTACTGGTTAGTGTGCGATATGGTGGAGAAACCGGCTAAGGTAACCGAACTTATCATCAAGTGGTTGGTGAATGGTTGGTGCCGTGAGGCGATTTTCAACCTGAAATTGCCGATGAAAAAGCGTTTTGAAATCGTTTCAGAGAATCTGGAAATGATGGATGAGCAGCTGAGAGAGAATGGCATCAATGCGCATATTCAAGCCAAGCAGCTCTACCATGACCGTGAAGAAGTGACGGTGCATGTGCGTCGTATTTGGTCTGGTTCTCCAGGGCGCCGTGATGAACGCGAGTAA
- a CDS encoding DUF423 domain-containing protein: MNSRLMLIFAALSGFFYVALGAFGAHVLSATMGPNEMAWIRTGLEYQGFHTLAILALAVAMQRQISIWFYWSGALLALGTLLFSGSLYCLALSHLKLWVYITPVGGVCFLAGWILMLIGALRLRKRAERHE; the protein is encoded by the coding sequence ATGAACAGTCGGTTAATGCTGATATTTGCCGCGCTGAGCGGTTTTTTCTATGTGGCTTTAGGCGCCTTTGGTGCCCATGTATTGAGCGCCACAATGGGGCCGAATGAGATGGCCTGGATCCGTACCGGGCTGGAGTACCAAGGGTTCCATACGTTGGCGATTCTGGCATTGGCTGTTGCGATGCAACGGCAGATAAGTATTTGGTTTTACTGGAGTGGAGCCTTGCTAGCGCTCGGAACGCTACTCTTTAGTGGCAGTTTATACTGCCTGGCTCTATCGCACCTGAAACTGTGGGTATATATCACGCCAGTAGGCGGAGTATGCTTCTTGGCGGGATGGATTTTGATGTTGATTGGCGCACTGCGTCTAAGAAAAAGGGCAGAACGCCATGAATAA
- a CDS encoding transcriptional regulator GcvA: protein MSKRLPPLNALRVFDAAARHLSFTKAADELFVTQAAVSHQIKSLEDFLGLKLFRRRNRSLLLTEEGQSYYLDIKEIFTSINEATRKLQARSAKGALTVSLPPSFAIQWLVPRLSGFNAAYPGIDVRIQAVDREEDKLADDVDVAIFYGRGNWTGLRTERLYAEFLLPVCAPGLLMGEHGLKVPADLAYHTLLHDTSRRDWMAYTRQLGVPQINVQQGPIFSHSAMVVQAAVHGQGIALVNNVMAQSEIEAGRLVCPFNDVLVSKNAFYLVCHDSQAELGKIAAFRQWILARAASEQEKLRFRYDK, encoded by the coding sequence ATGTCAAAACGACTACCACCCTTGAATGCTTTGCGGGTTTTCGATGCGGCCGCACGCCACCTAAGTTTTACTAAAGCGGCTGACGAGTTATTTGTTACCCAAGCTGCGGTTAGCCACCAGATAAAGTCCCTGGAGGATTTTCTCGGGCTAAAATTGTTCCGCCGCCGCAACCGCTCTTTGTTGCTGACCGAAGAGGGGCAGAGCTATTACCTCGATATCAAAGAGATTTTTACCTCCATCAATGAAGCCACCCGCAAATTACAGGCCCGCAGTGCGAAAGGTGCATTGACGGTAAGTCTGCCCCCCAGTTTTGCTATCCAATGGCTGGTGCCACGTCTTTCTGGATTTAATGCTGCTTATCCGGGCATTGATGTCAGGATTCAGGCGGTGGATCGGGAAGAGGATAAACTCGCTGATGATGTCGATGTCGCGATATTTTATGGTCGGGGCAATTGGACCGGCTTGCGCACTGAACGTCTGTATGCTGAATTCTTACTCCCGGTCTGCGCTCCTGGCTTATTAATGGGTGAGCATGGATTAAAAGTACCGGCAGATCTGGCTTATCATACGCTGTTGCATGATACTTCCCGCCGAGACTGGATGGCGTATACCCGTCAACTGGGGGTGCCGCAGATTAATGTGCAACAAGGGCCGATATTCAGCCATAGCGCCATGGTGGTTCAGGCTGCCGTTCATGGGCAAGGCATTGCGTTGGTGAATAATGTGATGGCGCAGTCTGAGATTGAAGCCGGGCGATTGGTGTGCCCATTTAATGACGTATTGGTCAGTAAAAATGCTTTTTATCTGGTTTGCCATGACAGCCAGGCAGAACTGGGTAAAATAGCCGCCTTTCGTCAGTGGATACTGGCAAGAGCTGCCAGTGAGCAGGAGAAATTGCGTTTTCGTTATGACAAATGA
- a CDS encoding YgdI/YgdR family lipoprotein yields MKKTAAAISALMLTFTLAACSSNYVMHTNDGRTIVADGKPKVDDETGMISYTDANGTELQINRSEVKEMAEGN; encoded by the coding sequence ATGAAGAAGACAGCTGCCGCAATTTCTGCACTTATGCTCACTTTTACTCTAGCAGCCTGTTCAAGCAACTATGTTATGCATACTAATGATGGTCGCACTATCGTTGCTGATGGTAAACCTAAAGTAGATGATGAGACAGGAATGATAAGTTACACCGATGCTAATGGCACCGAGCTGCAAATTAATCGTTCAGAAGTCAAAGAGATGGCTGAGGGTAATTAG
- the csdA gene encoding cysteine desulfurase CsdA, with translation MKAFNPTNFRQEFPAISDEIIYLDSAATALKPRAMIEATQLFYQQDSATVHRSQHQSALSLTVRFEETRQQVADFINAPAAENIVWTRGTTEAINLVAQSYARPRLQAGDEIIVSEAEHHANLIPWIMVAEQTCARIIKLPIGLDHLPDLSQLPQLLNGKTRILALGQMSNVTGGSPELADAIALAHQYECVVMVDGAQGIVHSPADVQALDIDFYAFSAHKLYGPTGIGVLYGKSELLEEMPAWQGGGKMLTHASFGGFTPHEVPYRFEAGTPNIAGVIGLSAVLSWLEYIDLEEAEAYSQSLATMAENKLAELPGFRSFRCQQSSLLAFTFDGIHHSDLVTLLAEQGIALRAGQHCAQPLMAALGINGSLRASFAPYNTADDVEMLCAAIAKALDLLQD, from the coding sequence ATGAAGGCTTTTAATCCAACGAATTTTCGTCAGGAATTTCCGGCAATTAGCGATGAGATTATCTATCTGGACAGCGCGGCAACTGCCCTGAAGCCCCGCGCCATGATTGAGGCAACCCAGCTGTTTTATCAGCAGGACTCCGCGACAGTGCATCGCAGTCAGCATCAATCGGCATTATCATTGACGGTCCGCTTTGAAGAGACTCGCCAACAGGTGGCTGACTTTATCAATGCTCCCGCAGCAGAAAATATCGTTTGGACCCGCGGCACCACCGAAGCGATTAACCTCGTGGCGCAAAGTTATGCTCGCCCTCGCCTGCAAGCTGGAGATGAAATTATTGTCAGCGAAGCAGAACATCATGCAAACCTAATCCCCTGGATTATGGTTGCAGAACAGACCTGTGCCAGAATCATTAAGTTACCTATCGGTCTTGACCATCTACCCGATTTATCACAACTTCCACAGTTGCTAAATGGTAAAACGCGCATCTTAGCGCTGGGGCAGATGTCTAATGTCACTGGTGGTAGTCCTGAATTGGCGGATGCAATAGCACTCGCTCATCAATATGAGTGTGTGGTTATGGTGGATGGCGCGCAAGGTATTGTTCACAGTCCGGCTGATGTTCAAGCATTGGATATTGATTTTTATGCTTTTTCCGCTCATAAACTCTACGGCCCGACCGGTATTGGGGTGCTGTACGGTAAATCAGAATTACTGGAAGAGATGCCCGCCTGGCAAGGTGGCGGGAAAATGCTCACTCATGCTTCATTCGGTGGTTTCACCCCCCACGAGGTGCCCTACCGCTTTGAAGCGGGCACGCCAAATATTGCCGGTGTGATTGGCTTATCAGCGGTGCTCAGTTGGCTTGAATATATTGATCTGGAAGAGGCTGAGGCATATAGCCAAAGTTTAGCCACGATGGCTGAGAATAAGTTGGCTGAATTACCGGGCTTTCGCAGCTTCCGTTGCCAGCAATCGAGCTTGTTAGCCTTCACTTTCGATGGCATTCATCACAGCGATTTGGTGACATTGCTGGCGGAACAAGGTATTGCGTTACGCGCAGGGCAGCACTGCGCACAGCCACTTATGGCAGCACTGGGGATAAATGGCAGCCTGCGGGCATCATTCGCGCCATACAATACCGCTGACGATGTTGAAATGCTTTGCGCCGCGATCGCTAAAGCACTGGATCTGTTGCAAGATTAA
- the csdE gene encoding cysteine desulfurase sulfur acceptor subunit CsdE, which translates to MMIAPHPFGHDITVAQLIETFSAHKQWEDRYRQLILLAKQLPPLPESLKQNELELTGCENRVWLGHQHLPDGRLHFYGDSEGRIVRGLLAVILTAVEGQTPQQVLAEDPLALFDQLGLRQQLSSSRASGLQALAQGVRAIAAQYISR; encoded by the coding sequence ATGATGATTGCGCCACACCCTTTTGGTCACGATATTACTGTAGCTCAACTTATCGAGACATTCAGTGCCCATAAACAGTGGGAAGATCGTTATCGCCAGTTAATTTTGCTGGCTAAGCAACTCCCGCCATTACCAGAATCATTGAAACAAAATGAACTGGAACTGACCGGCTGTGAAAACCGAGTGTGGTTGGGGCATCAGCATCTGCCAGATGGGCGCTTACATTTCTACGGCGACAGTGAAGGGCGTATTGTTCGTGGGTTATTGGCGGTGATATTAACCGCAGTGGAAGGCCAAACACCACAGCAGGTCCTGGCAGAAGACCCCTTGGCTCTGTTTGATCAACTCGGCTTACGCCAGCAATTAAGTAGCTCACGCGCCAGTGGTCTGCAAGCACTGGCGCAGGGAGTGCGGGCGATCGCGGCCCAATATATCTCGCGATAA
- the tcdA gene encoding tRNA cyclic N6-threonylcarbamoyladenosine(37) synthase TcdA, whose product MSTAFSEAYQQRFGGIARLYGQQALTLFSQAHVCVIGIGGVGSWAAEALARTGIGAITLIDMDDVCVTNTNRQIHALRHNVGQAKTEVMAERILAINPECRVTCIDDFITADNVAELLNNNFSYVIDAIDSVRPKAALLSYCRRYKIPVVTTGGAGGQIDPTRIEVVDLAKTIQDPLAAKLRERLKHDFNVVKNSKGKLGIDCVFSSEPLVYPQADGSVCASRTTAEGPKKMDCTSGFGSATMVTATFGFVAVSHALKKMMAKAARQA is encoded by the coding sequence ATGAGCACAGCCTTTTCCGAAGCTTACCAGCAGCGTTTTGGTGGTATCGCGCGCCTTTATGGGCAGCAGGCGCTGACACTTTTTTCACAGGCGCATGTTTGTGTGATTGGCATTGGCGGCGTGGGATCTTGGGCGGCGGAAGCATTGGCACGAACTGGTATTGGCGCAATCACGCTGATTGATATGGATGATGTTTGCGTCACCAATACTAATCGCCAGATCCATGCACTGCGGCACAATGTCGGGCAGGCTAAAACCGAAGTGATGGCGGAACGCATTCTGGCTATCAATCCTGAATGCCGAGTGACTTGTATCGATGATTTCATTACTGCAGATAATGTTGCTGAGCTTTTAAATAATAATTTTAGCTATGTCATTGATGCGATAGATAGTGTTCGCCCAAAAGCAGCACTGCTCTCCTACTGTCGCCGCTATAAAATCCCGGTAGTGACCACCGGTGGTGCGGGTGGGCAAATCGATCCAACCCGCATTGAAGTGGTTGATCTGGCGAAAACCATTCAGGACCCACTGGCGGCAAAGCTACGTGAAAGGCTGAAACATGATTTTAACGTGGTAAAAAACAGCAAAGGTAAACTGGGGATCGACTGTGTTTTCTCCAGTGAACCATTGGTTTACCCGCAGGCCGATGGTTCGGTCTGTGCATCCCGCACTACCGCTGAGGGGCCAAAGAAAATGGATTGCACTTCCGGCTTCGGTTCGGCAACCATGGTCACCGCGACCTTTGGTTTTGTTGCGGTATCCCATGCATTGAAAAAAATGATGGCGAAAGCGGCACGTCAGGCGTAA
- the mltA gene encoding murein transglycosylase A: MTSRWGKYLLSGIMIAVLAGCQSRPTDRGQQYKDGHLEQPLELVNEPNATGKPVNAKDYSDQVKVINQSSPGLYGRNSSTFNAVENWMLAGADTSKLTLFGLNAYQMEGVDNFGNVQFTGYYTPVLQARYTPQGEFRYPLYRMPAKKKGRLPDRASIYAGALDSRNLVIAYTNSLVDNFMMEVQGSGYVDYGDGRPLTFFGYAGKNGHAYRSIGKVLIDRGEVAKADMSMQAIRHWAETHSEAEVRELLEQNPSFVFFKPEMYASVKGASAVPLIAKASVASDRSLIPAGTTLLAEVPLLDKQGKFTGQYQMRLMVALDVGGAIKGQHFDIYQGIGHEAGQAAGFYNHYGRVWVLKNAQSNGPLFTAYQGGAKTAPAGNGSSLLVSNQSQ, encoded by the coding sequence ATGACAAGTCGTTGGGGCAAATACCTATTGAGTGGAATAATGATTGCTGTTCTGGCTGGCTGCCAATCACGGCCAACCGATCGTGGACAGCAATATAAGGATGGGCATCTGGAACAGCCACTGGAGTTGGTGAATGAGCCAAATGCGACAGGTAAGCCAGTCAACGCAAAAGATTATTCTGATCAGGTGAAAGTGATTAACCAATCCTCACCAGGTCTGTATGGCCGCAATAGTAGTACATTTAATGCGGTAGAAAACTGGATGTTAGCGGGTGCTGACACCAGCAAATTAACTCTATTTGGTCTAAATGCCTACCAGATGGAAGGCGTGGATAACTTCGGCAATGTGCAATTTACCGGTTATTACACCCCAGTGCTGCAGGCGCGCTATACCCCACAGGGCGAATTCCGTTATCCACTTTATCGTATGCCCGCTAAGAAAAAGGGGCGCTTACCCGATCGCGCTTCAATATATGCTGGCGCATTAGATAGCCGTAATTTAGTTATCGCGTACACCAATTCATTGGTGGATAACTTTATGATGGAAGTACAGGGCAGCGGCTATGTCGATTATGGTGATGGGCGACCACTGACTTTCTTCGGCTATGCGGGTAAAAACGGTCATGCTTACCGCAGTATCGGTAAGGTATTGATTGATCGCGGAGAAGTTGCTAAAGCCGATATGTCGATGCAGGCTATCCGTCACTGGGCTGAAACTCACAGCGAAGCTGAAGTCAGAGAGTTATTAGAGCAGAATCCCTCATTTGTCTTCTTTAAACCGGAAATGTATGCGTCGGTAAAAGGGGCCAGTGCAGTTCCTTTGATAGCCAAAGCCTCGGTTGCTTCTGACCGTTCGCTGATCCCGGCGGGTACTACGCTGTTGGCTGAAGTTCCCTTACTGGATAAGCAGGGGAAATTCACCGGCCAATATCAGATGCGGCTGATGGTCGCACTGGATGTAGGTGGGGCAATTAAGGGGCAACACTTTGATATCTATCAGGGAATTGGTCATGAGGCAGGGCAGGCCGCTGGTTTCTACAACCATTATGGTCGTGTTTGGGTGCTGAAAAACGCCCAAAGTAATGGCCCACTATTTACTGCTTATCAAGGTGGTGCTAAAACAGCACCCGCTGGCAATGGTTCATCATTATTGGTGAGCAATCAAAGTCAGTAA